In a genomic window of Bombina bombina isolate aBomBom1 chromosome 8, aBomBom1.pri, whole genome shotgun sequence:
- the LOC128638227 gene encoding LOW QUALITY PROTEIN: nucleolar protein 16-like (The sequence of the model RefSeq protein was modified relative to this genomic sequence to represent the inferred CDS: deleted 3 bases in 2 codons), giving the protein MSKVKKKRNTFKYNVDRKKLHCQEKKKMAPRIKCDQIRNAWDEKKSVAINLAEMGLAADPNKALPITKNMGQASKEKNKFVKKPHVIEEINALASLSSRTTMGVSIDMKQFVTYMVENYGEDCKAMARDEKNYYQKTPKQILRKIKFFRQHYPKEYEALLSSQMQQ; this is encoded by the exons ATGTCGAAAGTAAAAAAGAAGCGAAACACTTTTAAATATAATGTAGATCGGAAGAAACTCCATTGTCAGGAGAAGAAGAAAATGGCGCCTAGGATAAAATGTGACCAGATCCGAAATGCCTGGGATGAAAAAAAA TCAGTGGCTATCAATCTTGCTGAAATGGGTCTTGCTGCTGATCCCAATAAAGCTCTACCAATAACTAAA AATATGGGGCAGGCATCTAAGGAAAAGAATAAATTTGTCAAGAAGCCACATGTGATAGAAGAGATTAATGCATTGGCGAGCCTATCATCCAGGACCACTATGGGCGTTTCAATAGATATGAAACAATTTGTCACCTACATGGTTGAAAACTATGGTGAAGACTGCAAGGCAATGGCCAGAGATGAGAAGAATTATTACCAAAAAACACCAAAACAGATCTTACGCAAAATCAAGTTCTTCAGGCAACACTATCCAAAAGAATATGAAGCTCTGCTGTCATCTCAAATGCAGCAGTAG